A window of the Egibacter rhizosphaerae genome harbors these coding sequences:
- a CDS encoding IclR family transcriptional regulator — protein MPGRIQSIERAVAVLRVLAASPTRLGLGEVAGALDLPKPTAHGLLRTLCDVGFVEQESTSGKYELGRGLFELDSAPLDVNELRSRAINWCDSLAARSKASVRIGTHERGQVLVVHHVFRPDDSVQVLEVGSRLPLHACALGKVLLAYDPGARAKLSDDDLEARTWRTIISPTRVARTLELVRERGWAGEVEELATGHAGIAAPIRGNGGLVVGAVGISGPLSLLCNGAQRPDPALAVQVHDAARAISQELASAR, from the coding sequence ATGCCGGGCCGGATCCAGTCGATCGAACGCGCCGTGGCGGTCCTACGGGTCCTCGCCGCCAGCCCGACGCGCCTGGGCCTGGGCGAGGTCGCGGGTGCCCTCGACCTGCCGAAGCCCACGGCCCACGGCCTCCTGCGCACGCTGTGCGACGTCGGCTTCGTCGAACAGGAGTCGACGAGCGGTAAGTACGAGCTCGGTCGGGGCCTCTTCGAGCTCGACTCGGCGCCGCTCGACGTCAACGAACTGCGGTCGAGGGCGATCAACTGGTGCGACTCGCTGGCGGCGCGGAGCAAGGCGTCGGTGCGCATCGGCACCCACGAGCGCGGGCAGGTCCTCGTCGTCCACCACGTCTTCCGCCCCGACGACAGCGTCCAGGTGCTCGAGGTGGGCTCCCGCCTGCCCCTCCACGCTTGTGCGCTGGGGAAAGTGCTGCTGGCTTACGATCCCGGCGCGCGAGCGAAGCTGTCGGACGACGATCTTGAAGCCCGCACGTGGCGAACGATCATCAGCCCGACCCGTGTCGCGAGGACGCTCGAGCTGGTCCGGGAGCGGGGTTGGGCGGGCGAGGTCGAGGAGCTGGCCACCGGCCACGCAGGGATCGCCGCCCCCATTCGCGGCAACGGAGGCCTCGTGGTGGGCGCGGTCGGGATCTCGGGACCCCTCTCCCTGCTCTGCAACGGTGCACAACGACCGGACCCGGCGCTGGCGGTGCAGGTGCACGACGCGGCACGGGCGATCTCCCAGGAACTGGCCAGTGCGCGATGA
- the glpK gene encoding glycerol kinase GlpK: MAEHYVVAIDQGTSSTRCILFDHDGRLVSVAQREHEQHFPRPGWVEHDASEIWRIVQRILPQAVADVGASASEIAAIGIATQRETTVLWGRRDGVPVGPAINWQDTRTDELVEELGGDEGPGRFRDRCGLPLATYFSAPKVRWLLDHDPVLREQAEAGEVLFGTMESWLIWNLTGGPDGGIHITDVTNASRTMLMNLETLEWDDVLLEAFGVPRAMLPEIRSNAEVYGTTREALPGVPIAGAFGDQQAALFGQCCFTPGEAKCTYGTGSFLMLNTGGAPVGSTHGLLTTVGYRIGDLPPVYALEGSIAITGSLVQWFRDRLDIIRSAPEIETLARSVEDNGGCYIVPAFSGLFAPHWRSEARGLIIGLTSYITKGHLARAILEATGWQTRDVVDAMDADSGIALKALKVDGGMTANNLLMQFLADVLDVPVERPMMSETVSLGAAYAAGLAVGYWPELGRLRDNWHRAARWTPDMDPERRAREYRDWRRAVERTFDWVQPVEL, translated from the coding sequence GTGGCAGAGCACTACGTCGTCGCGATCGACCAGGGAACGTCCTCGACCCGGTGCATCCTCTTCGATCACGACGGACGGTTGGTGTCCGTGGCGCAACGCGAGCACGAGCAGCACTTCCCCCGGCCCGGATGGGTGGAGCACGACGCCAGTGAGATCTGGCGGATCGTGCAGCGGATCCTTCCCCAGGCCGTGGCGGACGTGGGTGCGAGCGCCAGCGAGATCGCCGCGATCGGCATCGCCACCCAGCGCGAGACCACGGTGCTGTGGGGGCGGCGGGACGGCGTACCGGTCGGGCCGGCGATCAACTGGCAGGACACGCGGACCGATGAGCTCGTCGAGGAGCTCGGAGGCGACGAGGGACCGGGGCGGTTCCGGGACCGCTGCGGGCTTCCCCTGGCCACCTACTTCTCGGCACCGAAGGTGCGCTGGCTCCTCGATCACGATCCGGTGCTGCGCGAACAGGCCGAGGCCGGGGAGGTCCTCTTCGGCACGATGGAGAGCTGGCTGATCTGGAACCTGACGGGGGGACCCGACGGCGGGATCCACATCACCGACGTGACGAACGCCAGCCGCACGATGCTGATGAACCTCGAGACGCTCGAGTGGGACGACGTCCTGCTCGAGGCGTTCGGGGTCCCGCGAGCGATGCTGCCCGAGATCCGCTCCAACGCGGAGGTCTACGGCACCACCCGTGAGGCGCTGCCCGGTGTGCCGATCGCCGGCGCGTTCGGTGACCAGCAGGCCGCGCTCTTCGGGCAGTGCTGCTTCACACCGGGGGAGGCCAAGTGCACGTACGGCACGGGCAGCTTCCTCATGCTCAACACTGGTGGTGCGCCGGTCGGCTCGACGCACGGCCTCCTGACGACGGTGGGCTACCGCATCGGGGACCTCCCGCCCGTCTACGCGCTCGAGGGCTCGATCGCGATCACCGGGTCGCTGGTGCAGTGGTTCCGCGACCGCCTCGACATCATCCGCAGCGCCCCCGAGATCGAGACGCTGGCCCGGAGTGTCGAGGACAACGGCGGGTGCTACATCGTCCCCGCGTTCTCAGGGCTGTTCGCGCCGCACTGGCGCAGCGAGGCGCGGGGCCTCATCATCGGGCTCACGTCGTACATCACGAAGGGGCACCTCGCCCGCGCCATCCTCGAGGCGACCGGTTGGCAGACGCGCGACGTCGTGGACGCGATGGACGCCGACTCGGGTATCGCGCTCAAGGCCCTGAAGGTCGACGGCGGCATGACCGCCAACAACCTGCTCATGCAGTTCCTCGCCGACGTCCTCGACGTGCCCGTCGAGCGGCCGATGATGTCGGAGACCGTGTCGCTGGGTGCCGCCTACGCGGCCGGACTCGCGGTCGGGTACTGGCCCGAGCTCGGGCGGCTCCGCGACAATTGGCATCGGGCTGCCCGCTGGACTCCCGACATGGACCCCGAGCGGCGAGCGCGTGAGTACCGCGATTGGCGTCGCGCCGTGGAACGAACCTTCGACTGGGTCCAGCCGGTCGAGCTCTAG
- a CDS encoding IS1182 family transposase, translated as MLGSSVADRELLDTAALCGHLVPAGSVYAFLAEHRRRVFPDEMFADLFPSGRGRPSVPADVIAAAFVLKELEGLSDRQAAAALSRDIAWKAACGMGLDEDSFDASVFVYWRRRLNDSERPHRIDEAVKTVAAQTGVLAGKARRALDSTVLDDAVATQDTVTQLVAAIRKVRRLVPEARQVVVGAHDYDHGGKPDIAWDDEVACDALVSALVADAIAIIDCLPVTGLDEEAERAVALLALIAGQDVEPGEQPGTWRIARAVAKDRVVSVVDDESRHAHKSRASYRDGYKGHIACEPETGLVTANTVTPGNTGDGDVAVELLEGEDEPVEVLADSAYGGGATRSDLDEAGHTAVIKPLPLRPAVPGGFDRDDFAVCHDAGTVTCPAGHTVAISAKGHATFGRRCDGCPLRDRCTTSRSGRSLRIGRHDRELVAARAQAATPEFAATYPRRSLAERSISWLMKDGHRRCRYRGVKRNQLGLSLRVAAVNLTRLLNLGMHYDHGWQMPATT; from the coding sequence ATGCTGGGATCAAGCGTGGCGGACCGGGAGTTGTTGGACACGGCGGCGTTGTGCGGGCATTTGGTGCCGGCGGGGTCGGTGTATGCGTTCCTCGCTGAGCATCGGCGGCGGGTGTTTCCCGATGAGATGTTCGCTGACTTGTTCCCGTCGGGGCGGGGCCGCCCGTCGGTGCCGGCGGACGTGATCGCGGCGGCGTTTGTGCTCAAGGAGCTCGAGGGATTGTCGGACCGCCAGGCCGCGGCGGCGCTGTCGCGCGACATCGCCTGGAAGGCCGCCTGCGGCATGGGGCTGGACGAGGACAGCTTCGACGCGTCGGTGTTTGTGTACTGGCGGCGTCGGCTGAACGACTCCGAGCGCCCGCACCGCATCGACGAGGCGGTCAAGACTGTCGCTGCGCAGACTGGGGTGTTGGCCGGCAAGGCGCGGCGGGCGTTGGATTCCACGGTGCTCGACGATGCGGTGGCCACTCAGGACACTGTCACCCAGCTGGTGGCCGCGATCCGCAAGGTCAGAAGGCTGGTGCCCGAGGCCCGCCAGGTCGTGGTCGGCGCGCATGACTACGATCATGGCGGCAAGCCTGACATCGCGTGGGACGACGAGGTCGCTTGTGACGCGCTGGTGTCGGCGCTGGTGGCGGATGCGATCGCGATCATCGACTGTCTGCCCGTGACCGGTTTGGACGAGGAGGCCGAGCGGGCGGTGGCGTTGCTGGCGCTGATCGCCGGCCAGGACGTCGAACCTGGCGAGCAGCCCGGCACGTGGCGCATCGCCCGAGCGGTGGCCAAGGACCGCGTGGTGTCGGTGGTCGATGACGAGTCGCGGCACGCGCACAAGTCGCGGGCCTCGTATCGCGACGGCTACAAGGGCCACATCGCCTGCGAGCCCGAGACCGGGCTGGTGACCGCCAACACCGTCACGCCCGGCAACACCGGCGACGGCGACGTCGCGGTCGAACTGCTCGAGGGTGAGGACGAGCCCGTCGAGGTGCTGGCCGACTCCGCCTACGGCGGCGGGGCCACCCGCTCCGACCTCGACGAGGCCGGGCACACCGCGGTCATCAAGCCGCTGCCGCTGCGTCCCGCAGTGCCCGGCGGCTTCGACCGCGACGACTTCGCCGTCTGCCACGACGCGGGCACGGTCACCTGCCCGGCCGGCCACACCGTGGCGATCAGCGCCAAGGGCCACGCGACTTTCGGGCGCCGCTGCGACGGCTGTCCGCTGCGGGACCGCTGCACCACCAGCCGATCCGGACGCAGCCTGCGCATCGGCCGCCACGACCGCGAGCTGGTCGCCGCCCGCGCTCAAGCGGCCACCCCCGAGTTCGCCGCCACCTACCCGCGACGGTCGTTGGCCGAGCGGTCAATCTCCTGGCTCATGAAAGACGGACACCGACGCTGCCGCTACCGCGGCGTC